A window of Mytilus trossulus isolate FHL-02 unplaced genomic scaffold, PNRI_Mtr1.1.1.hap1 h1tg000138l__unscaffolded, whole genome shotgun sequence contains these coding sequences:
- the LOC134700451 gene encoding uncharacterized protein LOC134700451, giving the protein MLYRVKLWIKLLGPVPYVLPAAIYLVMLVFYCYQDYIITEGWSDINFKNPVPPDVLDGAEEYLKRNQSKDITFVTAYFNLGKFQKGPFKTFSTQTYYSWMKNYAFVYNEIILYTDLEDLAIRFKAERSHFPAHMTRIFLVKPSEFWAFGLKSKIEKIYNQTNYPKWYPNTVMASYSCAMHVKYDLIKRVIKKKLVKTKYLAWMDIGYFRGNEKGTFSLKPPQNLKDDHIAFVQIDKFVDMTPKEIMFSNSVFLAGGLFIGRPEYLLLMVEDYKKAVEKLIAMNIMNTDQQVLYCMYSPKFQFQPRIPIQRFYSQSRLLWFYLGDLCRESSLFFVRKKTKLSEVIASSIFL; this is encoded by the exons ATGTTGTACAGGGTCAAGTTATGGATAAAACTTTTAGGACCAGTACCATATGTTTTACCAGCAGCCATTTACCTGGTAATGTTAGTTTTCT ATTGTTACCAAGATTATATAATAACAGAAGGATGGTCTGATATCAATTTTAAG aaTCCTGTACCTCCAGATGTGTTGGACGGAGCAGAAGAGTATTTGAAACGAAATCAAAGCAAGGATATCACATTTGTCACAGCTTATTTTAATCTCGGAAAATTCCAGAAAGGTCCGTTCAAAACATTTAGTACACAAACTTACTACAGCTGGATGAAGAATTATGCATTTGTGTACAATGAAATTATTCTATACACAGATTTAGAAGATTTAGCAATTAGATTTAAAGCCGAACGATCACATTTTCCTGCACATATGACAAGAATATTTTTAGTAAAGCCAAGTGAATTTTGGGCATTTgggttaaaatcaaaaattgagaaaatttaCAATCAAACAAACTATCCAAAATGGTATCCAAATACTGTCATGGCGTCATATTCATGTGCCATGCATGTAAAGTACGATCTTATAAAGAGGGTGATAAagaaaaaattagtaaaaactaaatatttagcATGGATGGATATAGGTTATTTTAGAGGAAATGAAAAAGGGACATTTTCATTAAAACCTCCACAAAATCTCAAAGATGATCATATAGCCTTTGTACAGATTGATAAGTTCGTTGACATGACGCCAAAAGAAATTATGTTTAGTAATAGTGTATTTTTAGCAGGTGGATTATTCATTGGAAGGCCAGAGTATTTACTTCTTATGGTTGAAGATTATAAAAAAGCAGTTGAAAAATTAATTGCAATGAATATAATGAACACAGACCAGCAGGTGCTCTACTGTATGTACtcgccaaaatttcaattccAGCCTAGAATACCAATCCAGAGATTTTACAGCCAAAGTCGTTTGTTATGGTTCTATCTTGGTGACCTCTGTAGAGAAAGTAGTTTATTTTTCGTAAGAAAGAAGACAAAATTAAGTGAAGTTATAGCAAGtagtatatttttgtaa